A segment of the Salminus brasiliensis chromosome 1, fSalBra1.hap2, whole genome shotgun sequence genome:
TCTCCAGACCCTTCCCCTGCTAGTCAGGTAACAAAAGGAAAACTGATTAGACAGAAATTCACAtcagatacacaaacacacacatactctcgcTGTTATAACAAAACCTCATGACCCATCTTTGGGATTtttgtaaaattaaataaaaatgataatcaTTTAACAATTCTTTAAACAGCGAAAAAGGACAGGAATAAAGTAAACCATACATTTAAGCTATAATACAAAATCAACTAAGTAAAAATAAGAGAAATGGAAGAAACAACAATTCAAAAGTAAAATGCGGATAAAACTGGGTCGGGTTTTGATATGACAGCAACAACAAGGATCATCAATTCTGGCCGTGCACTTAAATAACAAAGGCTCAAGTCTCATTTTCCAGCTCAAACACACCCCCTCAACCAAACTGCTGAACTGAAACAGGTGTGAGAAAGCAGGAAATATCACCAAACAAGGGCCAAAACTGAGGACCCCTGATacacatcatcagaacatcaacacAGAGCGAAACAAGCCCAGTAAAGATTAAGAAAACGAGTGACAAGGGGCAGAAAGGTGAAGAGCATTCATTCCTTGCCGACACACTACTGATTGAGGCATGCAGATCAGGCGCCCCCCAGTGGACAAGCAGaaatgctattttttttaattatttgttttagTGTGTGATCAAAATGGGGTGGGGGGACTTTGGAAGGTTTTCTGGTTAACCATATCTAACTAACAAAGTGAGGAAAATATTTTACTGatgaaaaaccaaagaaaaacatTGGTCATGCACAGCAATCACCTGCTACCAGCGCTTCAAATTGGGACAGACATGCAAGACCACCTAAGCCTCCAGTCCTGATAAACACAGACGGGTCGTCTATCTGATATAAGCTTTTATTGTCTTTTATGGCTGTGCTTTGGAAAGGTCCCTTCCCCTCCTAACACCAACAAAACAAGGGGTTTCAAATGTCAAAGGCTTTCAGAGAACCAATAGCAACGCTGCTTTATTAGCGACAGACTCGCAATTTGGAGTGAACTGATGAATATGTTGCTGAACATAGTCCTGTGCAAAGTGTTTGGGCACTCCTGCTCAAATAATTTTGTTTGGCAAATAAGTTAACATCCTCCAACACACTTGAAAACACACCCTACAAATTTTAGTGCATCCTCtgaaacttttattttattattgtatttttgtaaaatgtTAAACTAAGCCAATTCTTCCATGTTATACACTGAAATTTTAGCACTCAAAGTTAAGAAAATCATCACACTTTTTCCACTCTATTGTACTTTATGCCAATACCAAATTTTGCGTTCCTGCAATAtttaaaagcaaaactttaATTTTCAGTTTTCTGTGTTAACATAAAGCAGTTTTGCCCTTTCcaatttaataaatttggaAATAAAAAGTAAGTATTAAAGTCTATTAAAGTGTGCACAAGTGTGTTTCTGTAAAGGATGTGAATTTATTTAGCAGAACTTCTGACAAGGGATCAAACTTTTGGGTAAGGCTGCAAGTTGGACCGAAAAGAGGACGCTGACATCCAATAACCCACGGACATgcagagagagatagcgagagagagagagagagagagagagagagagtgtgagagacgTGGGGCTAAAAAATAAGCAAACCTTTTTACATCCTTTTCTTCCAGCTTTAGAAATTTGTGAGCAATTTGAAGACAATTTGCCGAAACATGAATTTGAAACACATTTGAAGTTTTTGTACACGGGTGCgtgtatgttttatttgagCAGACAAAACAGCAAAGAGTACAAGCCAAAATGTAAAGCCAAAAAAAACAGGACCAAagtcctcttttttttccccaaaaaaagACAACTCACGCTATTTGACTAGCATTAGCTTCTGTAACATACaaatagcatttttttttttgtttggattttttttttctttttgattgAAACCGTTTGagacattgtttttgtttttgttacctACTTTAACATGGAGACCAAAACTTACTATGAACATACATGATACTACAGCCAAATAGACAGATTCAGCACATGAAgcaatttttcttcattttcaaaTCTGATTCAAATGAACTGGAATTGCTTGTAAAacaaattttaaaataaaaaaaattaaaacaaaaccaGTTCAGCAAATAGCAGATGGGAGTGTGACTATTGTCCAGAGCGGATTGTTAAAAATATGTACAGGAAAACAAACACCTCGCCAGATTTTGCCAATtttgacagacagagagagcgagagagacagagagcgggGGGTGGAccaagagaaaaagaagaagcaagtaagacaaagagggagagaaaggataAATGGAGAGAAACCacagagagaaagtggtgaAACAGGAGCTATACAAGCAAGAAAGTAAGAGCAGGATATGGAGAGAACTCTtcgagagaaagaaaaagtgacAGAATGAGGGGCAGAGGGAATAGtaatgtggaaaagaaaggagaggaagaaattggaacaagaaagaaaaagaaagagaaggaatggaaggaaggaaggaaggaaggaaggaaggggaGATTGAGAGAATCCTTAACAAACGTTTTGGGGCCTAATCAGATCAAGTCTTTATAAaaagtgtttaatatatatagtttataaaaaagaaaaaacaaaagccCTACTTTCTTTTCGTTTTTTTCCTCTACTTCCACTGTTGCCCAAAAGAATCCTGATAAAACTCCTGGTTGCTGTCAGATTTGTAACCATAGTTACCAGAGTGATCACCACCTTGCAGCGGCTGCTGAGCAATGGGTTGCGAGCCCCAGTTCTGATTATTGGTCTGGCGCCGTTTGGAATCGGGCTGGCTGTAGCCATCAGCTTTGCGCTTGCCTCCTATATTTCCACCGCGTCCACCCCGCGCACCACGTACCCCGCGGACCCTCGTCGCCGGCCCTCCTCTTCCAACGCCGACACCTCCCCTCGGGCCACGACCAACTCCGCCTCCTCCACGCTGGGGAAATCCCGGCCTGCCCCGTGGAGGGCCTGCCCCTCCTCTGCCTCGCGCTGGGGACACGCCCCCTCTGGCTCCACCCCTCACACCTCCACGCCCCCCCCGGGGCGCTGGCGGCTGGAAGTCTTCATAGCCAAAGTATGGGTCGTCATAACCGCCCCGGTAGTTGTGGTAGTCATAGCCATAGTAGTCGTAGTAGTCTTCATAGCCATAATAGTCGGGAGGATAGGCATAGCCTCCCCGGGCTCCACCTCTTCCACGTCCCCTGGTGGGCGGGGGCATATGGGGGGGGCCGTAGTAGTAGTAATCATCATACCTGTGGAGTGGAACAAAGCATACAATCAAAATGCATGTAAAACAATAATTTTTTTCAAGTGCCAATTTTACACATCAAGCTAATCATGTTTCAAAACATTCCCTTTGGTCAAAAACTTGAAAATAAGCTGTAAAAATAGCTACTTGTTGAGTTtgtgatttaaaataaatatacacatctacacacatgCCCAATTTTCATCCTACAGGCTATATTAAATTTGTACTTTTTTCAGCCAGGACAGTCACAAATACATGTCAGCAAATCAGAACAGCCGTCAGTAGTAATGGATTAATGGTTGTTTAAAAGTAAACTATGATCATTCTCAATACAGAGAACCAAACAAACACTTGAACAGTGTAGAATAACAACTTCTCAACCAAACAGATCAAATGTGCCAATAACAAAACACCCAAGTTTCAATACTGACTGTTTACTTACATTTGCGTTTTGGCTGCTTGCCTCTGGGCCTTGCGCTCTTTCCTTTTCTGGTCAGGGGGCTTTGCAAAGACAATCTCAATATTTTCACCCTCCAATTCCTTTCCATTCATCTCCTCCAGTGCCTGCAGAacagaaaggaaaaacaaaaagaaactttAGAGTAGGAGTTTCTGAACATAAAAGCATACAATCATTTTGACTAAAGACTTGAATGGAAAGAATTTACATTCTTTTTCAATGTATTATTTACCTATTAATTAGGAGTTACATTTATATGAAATTGTCTTTGGGGGAAAACATCacataatttttatataaaaaaaaaagtaataatatcTAACAGACGTACAAAATATCAGTGGCTGATATAATGTGCATGTGAAAAATGAAATTATTGATATGATGAAATTACGGCCAATGACATACTTAATTTTAGCTTGCCCTTAATCCAGAGGCCACAGCACATCAAGATAGTCACATTTTGTGTTCAATGGCGACTGATGGCTGTAATGCACTGCCGTTTTGACTACAAGTCTGGAGTGTTGACCACGTAAGATTTAAACATCAAAACAGGGTCCACAGAGGTCTCATTACCTTGACAGCACCATCCCTCTCTTCAAAGTGAATAAAAGCATAGTCCTTCAGCTTCTTAACTCGTTCAAGCTTCCCAAACTGGCTAAAGGCCTTCTCCAGTATTTCTTCTGTTACACTGTTTGCCAGGTTCCGGACAAATAATACCTTTACCTGAAAAAGAGACAGGACATCGTAGCAGGCATTAGCTCTCAGATATGTTCAGATACGAGAACATGAACTAGATCAATAATGTTATCAATGAGAGAGAAATCAGCATCTTcaggtgatatggtaaaaattaCATTTTGATAGACATACAAAAATGCACCTATACGAACAAATTcttagaaaatgctgtttaaatactctcccatacaaaGTACAGTGCTTTATGTTCAAAATCTGCAGCAAATCATCTaaataaacagcactaattacactctctgtaatgaaatgtcAGTGTTATATAAGTGCTGATGATATCCAAAATACGCTCACTTGTCTTATGATAACAAAATGAAATACAAttttgataaaatatcatcatattgcccacccctaattCAAACACCCCATCTTCATTTCAGGGAGTTCTAATCAATCTAATAAAACAAGAAATACAGTTACGCTACACTTCAACTGGCTAAATGGGCTGCAATAACAAACACCGAAAACTAGACAGTAAAAAGCTCAGAAACAGAACCCCTGAAGCTCAGGCAATGTCATTCTTAGAATAAAATCTCAGTGAATAACATGTAAATTCTTCTGCATTCTCACATCTGATGTGTTCCAGGCACAATTATATGCTGATGTTCTTCTTTTAAACCATCTACCATCCTCCAATACAGTATTTTCCAATCCTAGGTCCCAACATTACCGCACATGAATATTGGCTTGTTCAAGTTTCGGCAACACCCCGCTTCCATTAACTCTGCACCACTTTCCGATGCTGCTTCTGAAAATATGTTGTCCTCTACCTCTCACTACTGGAGATCTACTACCACCTACCATTTCTGAAGAGATGCAGCTTAATGACatattacatacataaataaaacaattgaGGCTAACAAAAATACTGTTTCTAGTAGATTTGTTCAGCACAGTAAAAAGAATGTGCATTAGTTAATGTAAACTTTTTATGAAGCTATTCTGACAGCATATATTATTTGACATTAAAGGAAATCTCCAACCTATATTTACAACACGGTAACACACATTAAGCAGACACTAGAAAAGGCTTGTCAGTTCTCACCTTGGCCATGACCTCTGGGTCAGGGTCCTCGATGGGGTCAGCCCATTCCACTGTAACAACGTTTCCCCAAACCTTCACCTTTCCACTCATCAGCCGGCGCCGGGCCTGTGCTGCAGTCTTGTGGTCCTCATACTCCAAGAAACAGAACCCTCGGTTTTTCTTCTTGTCGTCGGGCTGGTGGTACAGGATAACGTCATTCAGGCCCTCTGAAAGCACACCAAGTGGAGAAAGAAAGATGATATTACATCACACCCACTGTTATGAAAATGCATCATATTGGTAACAGCTTTTAGTTTGAACTCAGCGGAGTTATTATGTATGGAAATGTTTATTAGGGCTAGTCGATGCATAGACTCCAGTAGCCAGCATTAACTTTTTCACTAATTTGTGCTACTGTAGCTCTTCTGTGAGATCAGACCAGCTGGACTACCATTTCACTCCCAACACGCATCAATGAGTTtaggagatgctctgacctagTCTACCCATCATTTTGCACTTGTCAAATTCaatcagattcttatgcttgctaATTTTTACTGCTTTCAACACaagaacttcaagaactgaccgttcacttgctgcctaaaaaATCCCACCCCTTTACAGATGACCCTGTAgatgaaaataatgtttttcacATCACCTGGAAGTGcttttaaatgttatggctgataggtgCATTGTGTCAATGTC
Coding sequences within it:
- the syncrip gene encoding heterogeneous nuclear ribonucleoprotein Q isoform X4 → MATEHVNGNGTEEPMDTSAAVTHSEHFQLLIEAGLPQKVAEKLDEIYIAGLVAHSDLDERAIEALKEFNEEGALQVLLQFKESDLSHVQNKSAFLCGVMKTHRQREKQGTKVTDSSKGPDEAKIKALLEKTSYTLDVTTGQRKYGGPPPESVYTGAQPTVGTEIFVGKIPRDLFEDELVPLFEKAGPIWDLRLMMDPLSGLNRGYAFVTFCTKEAAQEAVKLCNNHEIRPGKQIGVCISVANNRLFVGSIPKSKTKEQIVEEFAKVTEGLNDVILYHQPDDKKKNRGFCFLEYEDHKTAAQARRRLMSGKVKVWGNVVTVEWADPIEDPDPEVMAKVKVLFVRNLANSVTEEILEKAFSQFGKLERVKKLKDYAFIHFEERDGAVKALEEMNGKELEGENIEIVFAKPPDQKRKERKAQRQAAKTQMYDDYYYYGPPHMPPPTRGRGRGGARGGYAYPPDYYGYEDYYDYYGYDYHNYRGGYDDPYFGYEDFQPPAPRGGRGGVRGGARGGVSPARGRGGAGPPRGRPGFPQRGGGGVGRGPRGGVGVGRGGPATRVRGGKGLESGPEKSL
- the syncrip gene encoding heterogeneous nuclear ribonucleoprotein Q isoform X3, which translates into the protein MATEHVNGNGTEEPMDTSAAVTHSEHFQLLIEAGLPQKVAEKLDEIYIAGLVAHSDLDERAIEALKEFNEEGALQVLLQFKESDLSHVQNKSAFLCGVMKTHRQREKQGTKVTDSSKGPDEAKIKALLEKTSYTLDVTTGQRKYGGPPPESVYTGAQPTVGTEIFVGKIPRDLFEDELVPLFEKAGPIWDLRLMMDPLSGLNRGYAFVTFCTKEAAQEAVKLCNNHEIRPGKQIGVCISVANNRLFVGSIPKSKTKEQIVEEFAKVTEGLNDVILYHQPDDKKKNRGFCFLEYEDHKTAAQARRRLMSGKVKVWGNVVTVEWADPIEDPDPEVMAKVKVLFVRNLANSVTEEILEKAFSQFGKLERVKKLKDYAFIHFEERDGAVKALEEMNGKELEGENIEIVFAKPPDQKRKERKAQRQAAKTQMYDDYYYYGPPHMPPPTRGRGRGGARGGYAYPPDYYGYEDYYDYYGYDYHNYRGGYDDPYFGYEDFQPPAPRGGRGGVRGGARGGVSPARGRGGAGPPRGRPGFPQRGGGGVGRGPRGGVGVGRGGPATRVRGQGKGLESGPEKSL
- the syncrip gene encoding heterogeneous nuclear ribonucleoprotein Q isoform X2, which encodes MATEHVNGNGTEEPMDTSAAVTHSEHFQLLIEAGLPQKVAEKLDEIYIAGLVAHSDLDERAIEALKEFNEEGALQVLLQFKESDLSHVQNKSAFLCGVMKTHRQREKQGTKVTDSSKGPDEAKIKALLEKTSYTLDVTTGQRKYGGPPPESVYTGAQPTVGTEIFVGKIPRDLFEDELVPLFEKAGPIWDLRLMMDPLSGLNRGYAFVTFCTKEAAQEAVKLCNNHEIRPGKQIGVCISVANNRLFVGSIPKSKTKEQIVEEFAKVTEGLNDVILYHQPDDKKKNRGFCFLEYEDHKTAAQARRRLMSGKVKVWGNVVTVEWADPIEDPDPEVMAKVKVLFVRNLANSVTEEILEKAFSQFGKLERVKKLKDYAFIHFEERDGAVKALEEMNGKELEGENIEIVFAKPPDQKRKERKAQRQAAKTQMYDDYYYYGPPHMPPPTRGRGRGGARGGYAYPPDYYGYEDYYDYYGYDYHNYRGGYDDPYFGYEDFQPPAPRGGRGGVRGGARGGVSPARGRGGAGPPRGRPGFPQRGGGGVGRGPRGGVGVGRGGPATRVRGVRGARGGRGGNIGGKRKADGYSQPDSKRRQTNNQNWGSQPIAQQPLQGGDHSAGEGSGEWS
- the syncrip gene encoding heterogeneous nuclear ribonucleoprotein Q isoform X5 — translated: MKTHRQREKQGTKVTDSSKGPDEAKIKALLEKTSYTLDVTTGQRKYGGPPPESVYTGAQPTVGTEIFVGKIPRDLFEDELVPLFEKAGPIWDLRLMMDPLSGLNRGYAFVTFCTKEAAQEAVKLCNNHEIRPGKQIGVCISVANNRLFVGSIPKSKTKEQIVEEFAKVTEGLNDVILYHQPDDKKKNRGFCFLEYEDHKTAAQARRRLMSGKVKVWGNVVTVEWADPIEDPDPEVMAKVKVLFVRNLANSVTEEILEKAFSQFGKLERVKKLKDYAFIHFEERDGAVKALEEMNGKELEGENIEIVFAKPPDQKRKERKAQRQAAKTQMYDDYYYYGPPHMPPPTRGRGRGGARGGYAYPPDYYGYEDYYDYYGYDYHNYRGGYDDPYFGYEDFQPPAPRGGRGGVRGGARGGVSPARGRGGAGPPRGRPGFPQRGGGGVGRGPRGGVGVGRGGPATRVRGVRGARGGRGGNIGGKRKADGYSQPDSKRRQTNNQNWGSQPIAQQPLQGGDHSGNYGYKSDSNQEFYQDSFGQQWK
- the syncrip gene encoding heterogeneous nuclear ribonucleoprotein Q isoform X1, whose translation is MATEHVNGNGTEEPMDTSAAVTHSEHFQLLIEAGLPQKVAEKLDEIYIAGLVAHSDLDERAIEALKEFNEEGALQVLLQFKESDLSHVQNKSAFLCGVMKTHRQREKQGTKVTDSSKGPDEAKIKALLEKTSYTLDVTTGQRKYGGPPPESVYTGAQPTVGTEIFVGKIPRDLFEDELVPLFEKAGPIWDLRLMMDPLSGLNRGYAFVTFCTKEAAQEAVKLCNNHEIRPGKQIGVCISVANNRLFVGSIPKSKTKEQIVEEFAKVTEGLNDVILYHQPDDKKKNRGFCFLEYEDHKTAAQARRRLMSGKVKVWGNVVTVEWADPIEDPDPEVMAKVKVLFVRNLANSVTEEILEKAFSQFGKLERVKKLKDYAFIHFEERDGAVKALEEMNGKELEGENIEIVFAKPPDQKRKERKAQRQAAKTQMYDDYYYYGPPHMPPPTRGRGRGGARGGYAYPPDYYGYEDYYDYYGYDYHNYRGGYDDPYFGYEDFQPPAPRGGRGGVRGGARGGVSPARGRGGAGPPRGRPGFPQRGGGGVGRGPRGGVGVGRGGPATRVRGVRGARGGRGGNIGGKRKADGYSQPDSKRRQTNNQNWGSQPIAQQPLQGGDHSGNYGYKSDSNQEFYQDSFGQQWK